TTACCTTCTCCAGTTCTCATCTCAGCTATACGTCCTTGATGAAGAACCATACCACCCATAAGCTGTACATCGTAGTGTCTCATACCTAGTACACGCTTTGATGCTTCTCTAGCAACTGCAAAAGCCTCTGGAAGAAGCTGATCTAGTGTCTCACCATTTTCATATCTTTTCATAAATTCCTGAGTTTTGCCTGTAAGCTCTGCATCAGTAAGCTTAACTATGCTATCTTCTAATGAGTTTATGATATCTACTGATTTTTGTAAGGCCTTAATTTCTTTTTTGGTTAGATAATTATCAAAAAATCCCAAGTAAAATACCTCTTTTCTTAATCTTTTTTACATTACATATTCATACTATTTCAATCTAAAATCACTGTCTAATTCGCTACATTTTAGTATATCACATAAAATAATTTTGTGAAATCTATCATACAAAGTCTCCACAATCTTTACCATTTTGTAATATTTTCTAAATTTTTTCACTAAAAAAGAGGAACTCTCGTTCCTCTTTTAGTAAGCTCACCCTTTATATAAACCTTTTGGTTAATATTTTACTCTGGTTCCAAGATACCGTAGTTACCGTCTTTTCTCTTATAAATCACAGTAATGGCATCTGTTTCAGCACTTGTAAATACAAAGAAATTATGTCCAAGTAGCTCCATCTGAAGTATAGCTTCCTCCTCTGACATAGGTCTAAAACCAAATCTCTTTCTCTTTACAATCTTGCCGTGAAGTTCTTCTTCCTTCTCTTCTTCCCTAGGAATATAAGCTTCGATATTTTCAAATCTAATGGTATCGTTGCCTCTATCCATTAATTTTGTCTTATGCTTACGAATCTGTCTGCCTAATTTATCAACTACGATATCAGTCGCGTTATATAAATCTGTATCAACAGCCTCTGCTCTCATAACAGTTTTTCCTACAGGTAGCGTTACCTCAATTTTGTGAAGGTTTCTAAATACACTAGCAGTTACTTTTGCTGTCACCTCTTCGTTAAAATACTTATCCAGTCTTGAGAGTTTTGTATCAATTGAATTTCTCATTGCCTCTGTAACATCGATTTGCTTGCCGCTTAGGATAACTCTCATAAAAGCCTCTCCCTTCAATTGCATATACTAACCAGTAAGTGCGTTAAGTTTACGTTAAATATTTTACTGGTT
This is a stretch of genomic DNA from Acetoanaerobium sticklandii. It encodes these proteins:
- the hpf gene encoding ribosome hibernation-promoting factor, HPF/YfiA family; the encoded protein is MRVILSGKQIDVTEAMRNSIDTKLSRLDKYFNEEVTAKVTASVFRNLHKIEVTLPVGKTVMRAEAVDTDLYNATDIVVDKLGRQIRKHKTKLMDRGNDTIRFENIEAYIPREEEKEEELHGKIVKRKRFGFRPMSEEEAILQMELLGHNFFVFTSAETDAITVIYKRKDGNYGILEPE